One stretch of Ptiloglossa arizonensis isolate GNS036 chromosome 7, iyPtiAriz1_principal, whole genome shotgun sequence DNA includes these proteins:
- the LOC143148990 gene encoding uncharacterized protein LOC143148990, translated as MANAKRKAKKRSNTPGRPRKRKFFGNQYTAKKKEASDSDTLAETTTGGDVINDSRRGYRTVHFDTVFTKLSALLICKSCKSDVKFDNTSENGANVKIIVQCDCGSKFIESPTIKSDD; from the coding sequence ATGGCGAACGCAAAAAGAAAAGCGAAGAAACGTAGCAATACTCCTGGCAGACCGCGAAAAAGAAAGTTTTTCGGTAATCAGTATACAGCGAAGAAGAAGGAAGCATCCGACTCGGACACATTGGCCGAAACAACGACCGGCGGTGACGTTATCAACGACTCTAGGCGAGGTTATCGTACCGTACACTTTGACACCGTATTTACGAAGCTCAGTGCGTTGCTTATCTGCAAATCGTGTAAAAGTGACGTGAAGTTCGATAATACCAGCGAAAACGGCGCGAACGTTAAAATTATCGTGCAGTGCGATTGTGGCTCGAAATTCATCGAATCTCCAACGATTAAATCGGACGATTGA